One segment of Schistocerca nitens isolate TAMUIC-IGC-003100 chromosome 3, iqSchNite1.1, whole genome shotgun sequence DNA contains the following:
- the LOC126249258 gene encoding LOW QUALITY PROTEIN: uncharacterized protein LOC126249258 (The sequence of the model RefSeq protein was modified relative to this genomic sequence to represent the inferred CDS: inserted 1 base in 1 codon), translated as MPQFHYAASGIIRAAESTGKNDYICVRSKDVKGTETRLLIDSGAHINLIKFRVLRDGVKKETERAVTIKSIVNEEVRTEGPVLIELSSGIGRKWFTQFQVVNECLDLPFDGLLGREFLDEHKVVLDYGRRRITDATDEGFVDDSDIREYMQIGLAGREANPQDVRVQKFRSAPGMYYDNQGSVKLYSTTWREVTYFNLKELHDKFEETQVGANRAIAHCISTMNQAKIHAGECENVQQTVKWQVGEISKSKDLIDLLARHERPRTKRGILNFIGVTSKVLFGTLDEDDAEFFKAKIDVLEEQQRKLLRLSKEQVTIVRASLTGVNQTINAVTKKFPVELTKDQGYLLLRIIDKQRFVLMSTYDHERCEARMLQPIREIPKDCNQKYVILNESIWTQIQDNEWLYVAPKDERLTILCXRSTGKLTFTSQCKGYSAQVMLYLYCCIIDETKQEVTRIPIDLPLEHIVRHLDDLKVASHKVDELQSEIEYQQ; from the exons ATGCCGCAGTTCCATTACGCTGCGTCAGGAATAATAAGAGCTGCCGAAAGCACGGGCAAAAATGACTATATATGCGTGAGGAGCAAAGATGTAAAAGGAACTGAGACGAGATTACTAATAGATAGTGGGGCCCACATTAACCTCATTAAATTCAGGGTTTTGAGGGATGGTGTAAAGAAGGAAACCGAAAGGGCAGTGACAATAAAGAGTATCGTCAATGAAGAGGTCAGGACGGAGGGTCCTGTATTAATCGAATTAAGCAGCGGTATAGGAAGAAAATGGTTTACTCAGTTTCAAGTTGTAAATGAATGTCTTGATCTGCCGTTTGATGGGTTACTTGGACGGGAGTTCCTGGACGAACATAAAGTCGTGCTGGATTATGGGCGACGGAGAAT TACAGATGCCACTGATGAGGGCTTTGTGGATGACAGCGATATTCGGGAGTATATGCAGATCGGACTCGCAGGACGCGAAGCAAACCCACAAGATGTAAGAGTGCAAAAATTCCGGTCTGCACCAGGAATGTATTACGACAACCAGGGCAGTGTGAAACTATACAGCACAACGTGGAGAGAGGTGACCTATTTCAACCTTAAGGAATTGCATGACAAATTTGAAGAGACGCAGGTGGGGGCCAATAGAGCGATAGCACATTGTATAAGTACGATGAATCAAGCAAAGATACATGCCGGAGAATGTGAAAATgtacaacaaactgtaaaatggcagGTGGGAGAGATTTCTAAATCAAAAGACTTGATTGACCTGTTGGCTAGACATGAACGGCCCAGAACCAAAAGGGGGATATTGAACTTTATTGGGGTAACAAGCAAGGTATTGTTTGGTACACTAGATGAGGATGATGCGGAATTCTTTAAAGCTAagatagatgttttagaggaacagcaaaggaaattatTGCGATTGTCCAAGGAACAAGTAACCATTGTGAGGGCGTCACTGACGGGGGTGAACCAAACAATTAATGCAGTCACC AAGAAATTTCccgttgaactcacgaaggaccaagggtatctgttacttcgtataatagat AAACAACGGTTCGTTCTGATGTCGACCTATGATCACGAGCGATGTGAAGCTCGAATGCTACAGCCGATAAGGGAAATTCCGAAAGATTGCAATCAAAAGTATGTCATACTgaacgaaagtatctggacacagatACAGGACAATGAGTGGCTGTATGTCGCTCCCAAGGATGAAAGACTGACAATATTAT AACGGAGTACCGGAAAGTTAACCTTTACGAGTCAGTGTAAAGGATACAGTGCGCAGGTCATGTTA TACCTAT attGTTGTATCATAGACGAAACAAAGCAAGAGGTCACACGTATACCTATAGATTTACCCTTAGAACATATTGTTAGACACTTAGATGACCTCAAGGTAGCCAGTCACAAAGTggatgaactgcagagtgaaatagaATATCAGCAGTGA